A segment of the Odoribacter splanchnicus DSM 20712 genome:
ATGCAGAGACAACATTAACAGTATACAGTTACGGTCACCTGGAAGGATGTGTAGATGCGATTGTAGTATCGACTGAATTGGAACGGGCCAGAGTGTATACAGATGGCTTTAAAGCGCTGATGTTAACAAGATACGGTATTGCTGAGCTGACGGAAGAAGCTGTTGCTGGTTTGGAAACCCTCGAAATTGATTACGACATCGATAGCTTTGAGGATATTATGAACATGCCGGGATTGAAGAAGTTGGTATTGGGCAAGAACCGGCATTTGAGTGAGGAAGTATTAGGGCAGGATGTAAGTGCCAGTAAAATCACCGACCTTGAAATAAGTAAATTTGCGATGGAAGTGATGGCGGAACTTGTTTCTGACTTTAAGGTAGAACGCTACAATAAGCATTATTTCCCGGAAACTTATGATTTTGTTGAAGAAAAAGGAAATCCGGTACTGCCTGATTTGGCTTATCTGAATAGCGGGACATGGACTTATGAGTGTGTTGTAACTCCGAAAGAAGGGGATTATTATTCCAAAGGCTATGAGAGATTGTTTGACCTAAATGCGACAGCCTGGGCAACATTTAATCATTATGATTTTTTAAAATATGAAATAACAGTTGATATGCAAGAGACAAAGCGGGTAAATGGTTTTGCAATAGAACAAGTTGCCTCTGATATTGCAACTTCTCCAAGAAAACGGGCTTTTATGGCACGAAAAGTGCAGGTCCGGTTTTCTGCTGATGGAAGTGTCTGGACTGAGGCAATAGATTATACGTTGGGTACAACCCTTGGAGAAATCGACCTTTTGTCAATAGCTGCTCCTACAAATGCACGGTATTTGAAATTCGTGTTGACCGACCAAAATTACAGAAACGTATATTCAATTTCACTACAAAAAATCAGAATTTTCTAACTGGGATACCCTAAAAAGGGATTGTTTGATAAGTTCTATTCAGTTTTTTGTTATTGGAGATAAGGCTTTCTTTCTGATTATCAGATTGAAAGCCTTTGTTTTATCCGGCTTGCTTTCGTACGGTCAATGATTTTCGTGGCATGCATTTTATAACTATTTGCGTGTCTAAGAAATGTTTCTATCTGCATTTACTATTAACATTTCGCGTTTTTCAAATTATCATCAAAAAAATCTGTTACGAATGGAATCATTCCAAATAATAGAATACAGAAAAAAATCTGTATAAAATATGTTATATTTGATTTTAAATTCTATAAATTTGACATGCTAGATCGAATTAGTTTAATTTTAAACAAAACCATATACTTATGAAGAAGCTTATTTCAGTGGAAGAGGCAGTAGCAAAGGTAAAAGATGGGATGACGGTTATGATTGGCGGGTTTCTTTCTAACGGGACACCTAACGCAATCGTTAACGCTTTGGCTCAATCGGAAGTGAAAAATCTGATTCTCATCGTGAACGACACCGCCTATCCGGATAAAGGATGCGGACAGTTGATCGCTAACAAGCAGGTGAAGAAAGTGATCGTGTCGCATATCGGTACGAATCCATGTACGAGTGAACAAATGAACAGTGGTGAACTGGAGATCGAATTCAGTCCGCAGGGTACTTTAGCCGAACGGATCCGTTCCGGTGGTGCCGGTTTGGGGGGAGTATTGACTCCGACAGGTATCGGAACCCTGGTAGCAGAAGGTAAACAAGTACTGAATATCGACGGTAAAGATTATTTGCTGGAAAAACCGTTGCGGGCGGATGTGGCTTTGATCGGTGCTAGTGTAGGGGATGAGTCCGGAAATTTAGTCTATAAAGGTACGACTCAGAATTTCAATCCACTGATGGCGACGGCTGCCGATTTGGTTATTGCGGAAGTGCAGGAGTTGGTAGAAACCGGAGATTTGTATCCCGAGCTGATAAAGACTCCCGGAATATTCGTGGATTTTTTAGTGAAAGGGTAGGGGGATAAGCTAAAGGCGAAGAGGCAAAAAGCGGGGAAGGTAAAAAAGAGGTGTAATCGAAAGGGATGGGTGTAGATCTGTTCCGGTTAATTTAAAAATATGGAAAAATCAATGATAAGACTTCGGATGAGCGCTAAAGATGCTCATTATGGCGGAAATTTGGTGGATGGAGCTCATATGGTGCATTTATTCGGCGATGTTGCGACCGAACTACTGATTATGCATGACGGAGATGAAGGTCTTTTTGTGGCCTATGACAATGTGGAGTTTTTGGCTCCGGTATATGCCGGCGACTATATCGAAGCTGTCGGTGAAATCGTGAAAGTAGGAAATACTTCCCGCAAAATGGTTTTCGAAGCCCGTAAGGTGGTCGCTGCCCGTCCGGATATTTCAGCTTCGGCTGCGGATGTCCTGGCTGAACCGATTGTGGTTTGCCGGGCCAGTGGAACCTGTGTGGTGAAAAAAGAGGATCAGCGGAAAGGATAGTGTAAGTTA
Coding sequences within it:
- the kal gene encoding 3-aminobutyryl-CoA ammonia lyase, whose amino-acid sequence is MEKSMIRLRMSAKDAHYGGNLVDGAHMVHLFGDVATELLIMHDGDEGLFVAYDNVEFLAPVYAGDYIEAVGEIVKVGNTSRKMVFEARKVVAARPDISASAADVLAEPIVVCRASGTCVVKKEDQRKG
- a CDS encoding DUF4998 domain-containing protein, with product MKKIYLWLLLPLLILGGCESLEDTYKDYAGDGPIRYLVKCDDLDVKAGWNRLVVSWKSVDDPIIDKVKVSWTVDGIGRDTLLERGTVACSLPCDGNFTYQVSVANMDKHGNTSLAVTQAGRPYSPEHEQVLIFPTMVNKHFYVQDRLALVLDEWGNQIDSIAFVYTSAGQGKRTVIKSAPESLYYLLEDKIDAETTLTVYSYGHLEGCVDAIVVSTELERARVYTDGFKALMLTRYGIAELTEEAVAGLETLEIDYDIDSFEDIMNMPGLKKLVLGKNRHLSEEVLGQDVSASKITDLEISKFAMEVMAELVSDFKVERYNKHYFPETYDFVEEKGNPVLPDLAYLNSGTWTYECVVTPKEGDYYSKGYERLFDLNATAWATFNHYDFLKYEITVDMQETKRVNGFAIEQVASDIATSPRKRAFMARKVQVRFSADGSVWTEAIDYTLGTTLGEIDLLSIAAPTNARYLKFVLTDQNYRNVYSISLQKIRIF
- a CDS encoding CoA transferase subunit A, with amino-acid sequence MKKLISVEEAVAKVKDGMTVMIGGFLSNGTPNAIVNALAQSEVKNLILIVNDTAYPDKGCGQLIANKQVKKVIVSHIGTNPCTSEQMNSGELEIEFSPQGTLAERIRSGGAGLGGVLTPTGIGTLVAEGKQVLNIDGKDYLLEKPLRADVALIGASVGDESGNLVYKGTTQNFNPLMATAADLVIAEVQELVETGDLYPELIKTPGIFVDFLVKG